From one Lysinibacillus sp. G4S2 genomic stretch:
- a CDS encoding heme oxygenase: MIIVTNRIQVKPGFAAKMAPNFTKPGPLQQFEGFHKVEVLVSTDDPTYDEMSVNMYWESKEHFQAWRNSDAFAAAHHRPEPGSEGAKPENSPMLGSKIVIAELASSIEASR, translated from the coding sequence ATGATTATTGTTACAAATCGTATTCAAGTTAAACCTGGTTTTGCTGCGAAAATGGCACCGAACTTTACAAAGCCAGGACCTTTACAACAGTTCGAAGGCTTCCATAAAGTAGAGGTGTTAGTGTCAACTGATGATCCGACTTATGACGAAATGAGCGTCAATATGTACTGGGAGTCTAAAGAGCATTTCCAAGCTTGGCGTAATAGCGATGCATTCGCTGCTGCCCATCACCGCCCAGAACCAGGTTCTGAAGGCGCAAAACCAGAAAACAGCCCAATGTTAGGTAGCAAAATAGTTATTGCTGAATTAGCTTCTTCCATTGAAGCATCACGCTAG
- a CDS encoding YeiH family protein — translation MDIGQKLKGFLTPAFMKGILLTLMIALVAKYISTFPFFSILGQLVIAIILGMAWRAAFKVQDSWQSGISFSSKKLLRLGIILLGMRLNLADIYHAGASVFLIAFIDLVFALVVVYALTKVFHVEKKLGILTACGTAICGAAAVVAIAPQIKANEKETAVGAAIVALLGTIFTLVYTVLYSVFNLTPTEYGIFAGGTLHEIAHVIAAAAAGGNEAVDMAVIVKLTRVALLVPVAIVIGIFYRKIDKEQEKEGFSLSIIPWFILGFLAMSAINSLGIIPANVAQTIVNISYLLIAMSMAGLGLNVEIKTFKELGVKAFVAGLIGSVFLSIIGYVLVILMY, via the coding sequence ATGGATATTGGACAGAAGTTAAAAGGTTTCCTAACCCCTGCGTTTATGAAGGGGATATTGTTGACACTCATGATTGCCTTAGTGGCAAAGTATATTTCGACATTTCCGTTCTTCTCAATCCTGGGGCAGCTTGTTATTGCAATTATTTTAGGGATGGCTTGGAGAGCAGCTTTTAAGGTACAGGATTCATGGCAAAGTGGCATATCATTTTCAAGTAAAAAGCTATTACGATTAGGCATTATTTTACTGGGTATGCGTTTGAATTTAGCGGACATTTATCATGCCGGAGCGAGTGTCTTTCTTATTGCATTTATTGATTTGGTATTTGCTTTAGTGGTTGTATATGCTTTAACGAAGGTATTTCATGTTGAGAAGAAGTTAGGCATATTAACAGCTTGTGGCACAGCCATTTGTGGAGCAGCAGCTGTTGTCGCTATTGCTCCTCAAATTAAGGCAAATGAAAAAGAAACAGCAGTGGGTGCAGCGATTGTCGCATTACTAGGGACTATATTCACATTAGTTTACACAGTGCTATACTCAGTATTTAATTTAACGCCTACTGAATATGGTATTTTCGCAGGAGGCACGCTACATGAAATTGCCCATGTTATTGCCGCCGCCGCTGCTGGTGGAAATGAAGCAGTTGATATGGCGGTTATTGTTAAGCTAACACGTGTCGCATTGCTTGTACCGGTAGCTATTGTCATTGGTATTTTCTATCGGAAAATTGACAAGGAGCAGGAAAAAGAAGGCTTTTCACTGTCAATCATTCCGTGGTTTATTCTCGGATTTTTAGCAATGAGCGCTATTAATTCGTTAGGAATTATACCAGCCAATGTAGCGCAAACAATTGTCAATATCTCTTATCTTTTAATTGCGATGTCGATGGCTGGACTAGGTTTAAATGTAGAGATAAAAACCTTTAAAGAATTAGGTGTAAAAGCGTTTGTTGCAGGACTTATCGGTTCGGTTTTCTTATCAATAATCGGATATGTTTTAGTTATTTTAATGTATTAA